GGGAAATATGGGATGTTTCTGGCCCACTCCACAGTACTGAAGAGTAGCCTGGCAGCCAGTTCACAGATATTATCAATGCCCATGGCGTTATCCGGACCGGCCTGTTGGTTGTACTGGTGCCCATATCGACTGCTGGGATAAGGCTCGGCTCGCAGCAGCTGAGAAATGAGCTCTGACACCGGCTGACCCCCGCCACTTCCcccgttgttgttgttgttgtaaaactCACCACCTCCGAGGCCGCTGGCGCCACCTATGGGCGTGATGGAGGGGCTGAGGCTTGGCTGCGGTGGGATGCGGCCGCGTTGAACTGCTGTAGTTTGGTTGGGGGAcaaaggggaggagaggaaaggagaggagccGAGAGGAGAGGGGGCGAATTAGAGAAgacgaggagaggagaaaatcgTGAAGGACaagggggagaggaagaaggggatTTGGAGATGAAACGCAGAGGAAGaaaagttaaaactgagttcaTCCAGCGGTGCACGTCAGATTATTGGCAGACAGGTTTAACTAGATTAGGAAACCATTTTTCGAGCTTAAAAGGAGGCACAATAGAGCCCAGACTGATTCCTCAACAAGAGCgtgaaaatgaagagaaatgttCTTATGCGTGTCAGGCTAGATGAAGGTCATGTGcagacataaaacaaagacTTTGTGGCAAGAATTTACTTTCCATTAAAAATTTAAACCTCTGCAATATTATTTCTGGAGGAGACTTTCAACACGCTGCTGCGGTAACCTTCGTTTATCTTCATCTTTAtacacacagaagaagaagagagcttCTGCACTCAAAACCACACTATGAGACTAAGAACATCACGTAGAGAAAGTACCATAGCTGTGACGGACGGCATTAACTACCAAAACTGAGACAGCAGGGCAGCTTGCTGAATGGAGACTCATTCAGCTGGGGGATATGGATTCATGTGGTAATCATCTGTCCTGCtttaagtgtccttgagcaagacaccaAATCCCCACCACGCATATAGTTGAATGTGACCTCCGACTTCCTTGTGGAGGTGGTCAAGCAGAGGGAATATCTCAGAGGGGAGCCATAATGTGTCTCATTAACATGCTTTATGATCTGCGAGTGCAAGTGAAAAACGACTCAAAGGCACAAGATCGCAATCTTCCAAACTACCatcaaaaaacattaaaggtaAAACATTCATTCTGTCTGTATCTCAGTATTAGTACagtatttctttgttgtttgtctctctgtgtgtctgtcgaCAGGACATTGAAGGATGCATCACTTGGGCTTTACCACTTGAGGTGAAATCCTCATATTGGATTCTTCTCGATCGAGCCAACAAGTCAGAGGGTTTCTGCTTCAACCGGAGGCTTAAGGCTCAGGGACACAGGTGTCTTAGCACTGTATCCCTCTCAGTCACTCTTACGCAGGCACTAGATTAAGCCACTTAGTACATGGCATTGAGCTGACACGCATGGCTAGCTTAGCCATGATAGGGCCTAGACACCCATGTGTGGCATTTTCCCTGCTCTTTGGAGCTCATGGAGCAGAAGAAGCAAGATAATGACGATGGCAAATTTAACTaggattgattttttttttcttttctaacagCAGCTGATGGAAGTAATGAGAAGACTCTCTGAAGCTCTTCACAGAACTAAGTATCaattattctctctttttcatatCAGTTCATGAGAGGTGCTTCCAACATTACACGTGACCAATCCCAGTGTGCCCCACAGTGTCTCTAACCCTGTCCAAAGGCTCAGCATGGATGAAGGGTTTATAGATCAGGATAGACAGATACCTTCTTTGCGCATGCCAACGCGGAAACACTTCTTCAGGCGACAGTACTGGCACTGGTTCCTGTGGTGCTGGTCAATCTGACACTCTCTATTTGACCTGAGAACATGAAACAAAACGATGATAAGACCGTAGAGGATTCATCGTTTAGAAAAGAATTCATTGTCACAAATGTTGGGTTTTAGCAACTCTTCCTTTTTTGAACATCCTTCAGTCTTGGTTATTGCAGGTGTCAGGCTGTGGGGTATCATCTGCTTTCACCTCAACATGTGGTTTTCTGGTTTTGATTCCGTTTTCAGTGTTTCGAAactgacaaatgacaaatgtgtaAGTGGTGCTACTTTATGGCtaattaaaatgtgcagtgaTGAGCATGATTTGACACAAAGTGAGTGTCTTTAGTCTGAATCCGACACCTGCCAAGGTGATAAACATCAATTATTTCGCCACTTGATTGATTGTtgatttttcaagcaaaaatgtgaaacattttctgattcCAGCTTCACAACTGTGAGGACTCACTGCTtttgacatatatatatatttctgtgaaTATCTGTCTAACTATGATtaaatatctttaggttttggacttTAGCcgcagacaaaacaaatgacttcACATTGGGCTCTGAGAAACGGACagtttttcactatttttttgACGTTTCACAGACTGAATGATTTATCAGGTGACTGTAAAGAATAATCTGTAGATTAACTGATGAAAACAGTAATTAGTTGCAGCAGCCCAAGACTGTAATTATAGAACTAAAATAGTATGTGATGAGTCATTCACGGTTGATACACTGGAACAAATTTACACTCTTAATATGACAGTTTACATCTCTATATGCTAATGAATGACAACAGAGGTCCTTGTTGAACTCTTAATACTGTGAATGTTAGTTGTAAGTAATTCTGTGTATGACAAACATTATACCAAAGTAGGGCTACAactaataaatatatatttattagtGATTCATCTTTTAATAGTGAAAAATATCTATCTAGTTTCATTGAGCAAAGGTTAACATGTtgaatgtacttttttttttttatctgacaagagaagacaaatgcaaagatattcagtttactatcatacaagacaaacaaaagcagaaactcCTCACATTTGAACAGTGAAACCAGCAAATTATTTTGCATCTtagcttgaaaaatgactgaaattgttatcaaaatagttggtgatcaactaattgattaattgttgcGACTCTATTGTAAGGATACATTACTTTGATCAACGTATCAGAGAGTCAGATTATTTGAACATGTATTTCAAAACATCACCTTACAGACAAAAATCATCTGGCATCAGTTTGTTCTTTGACACTGACACAAGACTTAACAATATGTTTGGAGAGAGAGCAGCCACACAGCTGATGAAACCTGACACTACAATGCATTAGCCTCATGACTCATAGCCTCCATTATCATCATTTGCTTATCATCATCTATCAATACATAACCGTATGTCGCTGCACCTTGCAGAGCAGCGCGGTACGCTGTCCGTTTTCAGCATCAGAGTTTACAGTTCTCAGGCTATCGATGTTTCAAAATGCATTACCCACAATGCCCCGCTCACCTGCAAGTGTAGCTGAGGTTGCGTCTGACGCTCCTCTTGAAGAAGCTCTTGCAGCCCTCGCAGGTGAACACGCCGTAATGTTTCCCGCTGGATTTGTCCCCGCACACCACGCAGTCCACCACGCACGCCTTGTCGTCGTCCCCGGCTTCCATGTCGCTCCCTCCCGCCTGCGGAGAGCCGTCTTCCTCTTCCCCCCTCAGGTAGCCCTTGTCCCCCAACCCGTTGGTGCCCCCATTGGGATCTCCCCAGCCCCCACTCACCATGGCCATCGCTTGGTTACCGAACCACCGCAGAGGAAAATGGGACAGGCAGCCAAGATTTCTGGTTGCTGTCAAGGTAACATAaatatccaaaaaaaaaaaaaaaagtcctgaatgtgtgtttccCTTTCACCTGGAGAGAATCAGTGCTTTCTGCTTGTCTGTGTTCTCATTTCTTAATCTACTAATCTACTCTCTTGATTATTTTGGAGCaaataacagatgaaaaaaaaagtcctcagGCTGAACAAGCAGATGtcaatgagggaaaaaaacagtctcTAGCATTGAGGAGGAGGGTGTTtggcagagaaaacaagagcagCTCAGTCTCCTCCCACTCCACTATGACCTGGAAACAGTCTTCACTGTGGCAACTTTTAGTTTTGCATGCTTGTGGATTTCAGttcccacccccccacccccttcttttttttccccttttttcttcttcccttaTCCAACTGGCAGCCGCcgtgtgttgtgttttgtccttttctttgGGACCAGTTCCTGAGATGGTTGAAGAGAAAGCCTGCTCCGACGTTGCACCGGTCGAACGCTCTCAGCCAGGGAACCtttcacaggaaacaatgaGTCAAACATACAATGCACATACCCtcaaaaaagagagcaaaagggCACTTGAGAGCAAATGACACGAGGTGAAAATCTTGTACGGCACGGCTGCACACACTCGTGTTTCACTCTCACACtcccagctctgtctctgtagcaACAGTAATGGCTGAAAAAGGACCTCCGTGTAGCTCGCCTCAGCACATGCCTGGAGAGGCTTTGACCACCCCTCTTAAAGTACCCCTCACACTGAATTTGTCTTTCCTCATACCAATGATTCCTCATATAAGGCAGCTGTCTAGCTAAATATTCACCAATAAATTGTGCTAGAAATGATGTTAAGCTTACCTCAGACCAAACATTTATGTGCTGTGTCGGTGGAGAAAATAAATCCTTCTCTCACTCTAGATCTTCCTCCCATCCAGTAGGGCTGAGAGCGCAGACACAGCTCTCCTATTCTGCTGTAatcctctcagcagcagcagcagcattgtgACCCACAATGAAGATGTTCCAGATCAAGCAAATCAACTTGACgtccacacaacaacaaaaacaacaacgcCGCCTTCATGTGGCCGTGGGCTTCCTCAGGGCACCACCAGCTGCAGTGGCGGTGGCGGCAGCAGCAGGCGGACGAGGCGACGTGGACCGCCTGTGCTCACAAGTccaaaatacacaacacaagTAGATCCTCAACACAAGGAAGTGCTCGCTCTTCCCTGCGTGTTGTAGCACGAGTGCTCGGCTGTGATAGTATCCTCTGTGCTGCTTCCTttccagaggaaaacaaaaaaccaaaaaaaaaatcaagaaagcAGGAGAGAGCTGTCCGCCTGCTCAGCCCTCCATAGTTCCTGTGGTTCCTCTCCAGGCACTCATGCGGGCTTCTCCCTCCAGCCTTTTGTCAGTGCTTGCCCACCAAGAACTAATGACTTGCGGCCTAGCCCTGTGTGCTGCTtttcgtctgtgtgtgtgtgtgtgtgtgtgtgtgtgaagcctTTTCCTATGGCTCAGGCGAACAGGAGGTGGGGGGTAGAAGGGATGGGTgctcctcttccccctctctctctctccttccagcTTCAGAGTCCACAAATCAAATTATGATTCAAGAAAATGGCCAGAGCTGGAGACAGGCTGGATTTCTCGgcattagcttttttttttcccctccctcctcgcccctctttcctcctgtctgtctgttttcctccaacctatttgtgtgtgtttgagagagagagagatcaagcAAAGCAagggagagggagtgtgtgcagagggggagggggcagtctatgtgtgtgtgtgtgtgtgtgtgtgcactcccAGGGATTTGACACTGCTATTCAAGCCCTGCGGTTACCATGGTGCCGGCTGCCTTATATGGCCATTGGAGTCAAAGAGCAAAAAGAGTGGGCTGTGTGGGGcagcatgcacatacacacacacacaaacaaacacacacacacacacaggaagaatGTGGAGGATCTTTCtcctcagagaaacagagagcatGACCCCAAGGCCTCAAAAACCACCCCGACAATACCAGATTACCCTAAAGCCTTATAACAAATGCAAGCAAGCCAATCTCCTGCCCACCCTTTGTCTTTTAGAAAGCAATCAAATGTTGCATCTGAAAGTTTTAACAGTGCAGTGCGCGATTCAAGAAGCCAAGCAAAGGAGCAGCGAGGTGAACTTTGTTTCTCAAAGCGAGGACGTTTCTCTCCCGCTCTGATAAAAACACTTTGATCCTGCGTACGTGCGAGCAGCCCGCTCGAGAACAGCTTATTGTGCTGGAAATAAAGGTTACCATTTTGTGGTCATTGCTCATTTCTCAAAGGGGTTTCTGTCTCAGCGCTTTGTGGAGCACACAGTGATTTGTGTTCGAGGTTACCCCAAGAGGTCAAACTGACTTTCACACCCTTGCAATGCTAAAAAGCTCAGGGTCAAATGCAGAtaaaggggaggagaggacgCACAACAACCGTGGATAATAGCTTTAAGAGATAAGTGATGAATCTGCTTGTAAATGTGCGGCTCTTTGGGGGTTGGGGATTGCAGTCGCAGATATGGAGAGATGAAAGTGCCAGTGCTACCAGAGATTCACTGTATACAACTTGTTGTCTTATCTTTAGAGCATTTGCAGAGATTTTAAAGGCATTCTTTCCCCCCTTGGACACTTTTATGGCATTCCTAAATCTAAACCCAGCTTTACCCCCTGGAggacagaaatgtgtgtgtgtgcaacagagAAGCATTGTCCTGGCTATTGTGCAGCTAATGGGTCATCAGAGGGGTGTGtatgagagagggagtgtgtgttaATTTGAATGAGAGTCCCTTTAATTAGGCCACTGTGCCTGCTTATTGTCACTTCTTGTGTGGAGAAAGATTAGGCTTGTCAAATAAAGGGGGCTTGTAAAAGACTGTGTGTAAGAAGATGAGATATCCAACAGGGCTGTTGATCAATAGTTGCACAACAGTACATTTGAATAAATTGGATCTATTTATTGCTGTTTTAGAGTAGGTGTCAGAAAAAATGGCATGCTTTAATTAGAGCCTCAGAGAAACATCTTGGTTCATTTTGAaggttgatttttaaaaatatcaattttagtttttattcgAACATTTAGAGTTTATCTTCTGTAATATTTACATTACTTAAACTTAGGACAATCAAGTGGTGTTTGGGAACTGTCAAATCAATCACACTGTCAGCAAGCTGGATTCACACTGACATGTATTACATTCAAGTCCAGGCTTACATAATAGTGTCTtaatttgtctctttttcaaTGTTTCTGCAGCAGTTTGCCAACAGTTTGCCATCTTAACATGTCAGCGACACATTTCTGAGCTTTATGTCTTAACCATCACCTAGAAAAAGCAGATATTAAATGGAACATTGTCAATAGCAGATTTTTCTTACATTGGTAAAAACTGGTACTTGATTTTGCCAAAACATTTGTAAGTGCAGAACCACCAACAAACTGTAAGAATATTAGTAATTTTGCTTTCTAAAACATTTGACAGAGGAGATTCTGTGAATATCTGTCACTTCCACTTctgcgtgagtgtgtgcgcgcgcgtgtgtgtgtgtgtgtgtgtgtgtgtgtttgagagataCCACAGGGGGCAGGAATGACGTGACCTTTGAACCGACAGTCAGGAATGTGGTTGCTCAGAGCGAGGAATCCAGAAATGCAAGACTGCAAAAGATGTTTGCCAAGCAGCCAAGCTGACAGTATGGGCAGAGATACAGAGATCTCAAACACTGAACAATCTAATAGCACCTTATTGTTCAGGGACTGTCTTTacaccaaacaaaaaaagggttAGGTTACCCTAATTGAAAAACTGACAATAATAATTGAACTTTGAATTTAATAACTCCTAGGCACATGTTCACACTTCACTCAGATAAATAACTTATACCCCAGATTTAATGgatgtcaaagaaaacaatgttgTGTGTAACAGCCAAAACCATAAGTCCATGTATGTCACATCTAAAGTCAAACTAAAActactttaaaggtgctacatataggtttttgctatcactaccTATACACTGTTAGCATTAAGAGAAAATGTTGCGCACAAAGTTTACGCacaaacttaattcctttactgaccaagagctgtctccagcgatggaaagcaatgccaatgttaattcttgttttacttaatttcatttctatcacttttcttcttctgaaattagcatgctaactaccTAGCCCCATCTTGTTCTGTCTTTTATTACCATTTTGTAATAtcagtgtccagtctgccctccGTTCAACACAAGAGAATGAATTAGTGCTGTTCAGAGGGCAGATTCTAACTTCTTGTAAACAAAATTATGGCTGAAGCTGAAAGtgaagctgttaatgctaatgttggctgtCAGTTGATGGCAAAAACGTACATATTGCACGTTTAAACCCAAGTCACCTATCTTGATTGTCTGTAACCTGACTATGGTAACCTGACAGCTAAGAGCTAAGGCTGGCTGGCAAAAAGTAATAAATACGAAGTGCTGAAACACTGACAAGTATATCATAGGAATGGTTTGACTCATGGCAAAAAAGAGTGTTATGGCTAAAGGGAAATTTGAGGAAAAATCATTTAATCACTTGAGGGCATCTGTATACTATAATATACCCTGATAGACTGATTGGACAAGCCACATCAATTTGTATCTTCAGTTTGTACTGTTAAAATAGTGTAACACAATTAAATAATGCTGGCACACTTCTTGATTTTAGGGACTGCAATTAACCCCTGAAAATAAATTTGTTCAACATGAGTTAGTTTGAGTTTCTGTAGTTTTCATGACCAATTAAAATCCTCATTCATCCTTACTGCAGCCATTTTAAGTCACTTCTGTTTCTGGTTTCCCAGGGTTACACTCACCTGTTGAGTCTTCATACACCACCAGCAGtgagcataaataaataaacaattctACACCACAGCAGGAAGACACCTGTTTGTATGCACCGCCATGTTTGTCCATGTCTCTGCCAGAGGGTGTGACATTATTGTTAATATGCAACCTCCTTTGGTGTTTTCTTGATGATAATCTCTTGTAACTTGATGAATTCAGAGCACACACAAGATGCAGCTTAGCTTGTCATTGTCCAaactttatttgtctttgttcagCTGCCTGTGTCTTGCTTTATTGGGGTGAAAGGTCACAAACTTTGTTGTGTAATTGAATGAACATAATTAACAAGTCATGGCTGTAATTTGAAACCTTTCTTTAAGGTTAAGCATGCCTGGCTGGGGTCATAGCATGTGAGCTACTGTTCTGTCATAGTTGGTGAATGTATAccttgtctttttgtttcaaaTCTGGAGTCTGTGTCATGCAGCTGGTTTACAGGATAACCCTTTTGTGTAAAACCCCTTTAGTCAACTGTCTGACACAGCCAGACCTTCATGGAAGCCTTGTTTGCTCTGAAATCAACTACACATACactagttttacatttttaatttcatatgtcattcaattttttaaatattttaggTGCACTCAAATGTTTGATGTAAGCTGAGCTTGCCTTATCAGTCAAATTTACAATGATCCTAAGTTGTCTTTGGCCTTAAGTTGTCAGACTTCTTTTAAAGTTAACATTGCAAGGTGGATCATTAAGCCCCACCCTTGAGCATTTTTTGGCAGGCTGAAACACGACTCACTCTGCTATTGATTCAGTTAACATTTCAACCATTTAAGTTAACCTTAAAGGTCTGTGACAGAGGACCATCCCATAACAAATAccatctccccctcctcccatcCATACCCCCATACCactaccccccacccctcagCATGTCAGAATGTCTAAAGTTAGGCCTGCCCCCTCCCTGAGGCATCCCCAGCAACCACTGTAATTCAATCTCAGGGTGTTAGCAGTGTGCTCTCAGCCGTATCAGCATATGGAAAGCAGGTCTTTACTTAAAGTAATCATGAGGCGTCTGTGCTGCCCTCTCGCAGGAGCGGCGTTTCCATCACGCTCTGATGGCCGTCAAATGTTTAGACTTGCAGTGACAGCTTCACCCTGAGACCAGAGTGACCTGTGACCTTTGGGGAATGGACAAGcttggaaacaaaaacacagacctTTTGTGCAGGTCAAAGGGAAAACATCTGCTGGAGCTGAAGACACAgaggggggggcgggggggtttAACTCTCGGGTATTCATCATTTGGTCTTTCAGCCACTTCTGATGAGAAGTTGCCTGATGGGAACATGCGGAAAGCCACTGTACATCACATCATTACGACCCAGATCCTCCTTATTTCACCTATTAATGCCCCAGCTGCCTCCTTGGCTCAGTGGGAAagattgatttaaaaaaaatgcagataaatACAATATGAGGGGGAATTTCTTTGATATGAATGCTGCAGTGTCTCTTATCACATCACCACAGGAGCCACTGGTCACAGCCagtctttcatttttaaattaaatttgagCCTGAATAAATGATCTGAGAGGATTGCACATCACAGTGCCTGTTGAGAAAATTCATTTGAATTCTGGCTTTGATATCATCATGCATTGTCATGATAAATGAGCGTTAGGATTTTTTTAACCCCACTGAAACTGTACAGTGTCATTTAAATTCGGCCAATGGGATTTTGCCCACTCAGTAGTTGGAGCGTAGATGACAAAAGAAAGCATTTCCACCTTCTTTCTCCACTCAACGCAAACTCTGGACATGCAGTTATTTAGCACcatattgtttatttgtctCTGTTCAGTCTGGTGGTCACAACTTAGGTATTTACCACTTCCCCTCTGCCCCCTGTGTACCTCTCAGTAACAGAGACCTCTTTCTTCAGGTCAGCTATCTGATATAGCACACAGCCGTGATATGGGTAACCAGAGCCTTCAGAGCAAGTTACCAATTAGCCAAGCATCTCTGGAGGGAAACCTCATGGTGTGATTCTTTGTGTTACTCAAGCTTCATCATAAAGCAGATCTGCTTCTTGTATCTGGTTTGTAAAGGCAGGTAAAACAATATGGCCGGTGGACAGAGTGAAAAGTGCTGGGGAGAAAAGAGAATATAGAAAGTGGATAATggtgtttttacactttaaagATCAACACGTGGTCATTAGTGAGACCTGATAATTAGTTGAGAAGCTAATGTGAAGCTGTAGCCAAGAGATGCTTAGCttggcttagcttagcacaaaaactgaaaacaggtgAAACAGCTTGTCTGGCTCTGGTACCAATGACCAGAAAAGACAACTCCtagctgctgcagccaaaaagTAGTACTATTTACACTATGGTTTTTGTATGGTTTCAGCAAAGGCTTTAGAGGTGCTTGTAGGCGGAATATGTTACTTTTGgactgagccaggctagctgttttccagtgtttctgGTTTATATGGTAAGCTAAGCCAACTCGCTACTAGCATCTCAAACTGCTGAACTGTTTAACCTTAGCCTGCTTCCTGAAACACTGTTGTATCTACTATGTAAGAAATATACAGTGGTATATTTTTGGTAATAACATAAGGAAAGCTGTGTTCAAATCAGCcacaataaatacacatttcagACAGATTCTGGGTTGGtttgcatttttcattcttGCAGGATAGTTAGTTTAACAATTCAAGAGCATAGACTGTATGGGAGGCTCAGTCCATCAAATATTGAATACAAATAATCAGATCTAAACACTAACGGCCATCAATAAGtaaaacacaacttttaaaCATGATGTATCATGTACAGCTGTTTATCTTGTGACCCCATTTACTACTACATTTTCACTGCTTCACTTAAGGAACATTTACTTCTGAAACCTTTTAGCTAATttgcatacagtacattcatcCACTACATTGATCAATAGACTGCCTTCAGCTGCTGTAGTGTTATTAGTCCACTAAGTGGCACTGTGTTCCATGACAATTACTGTGTGGCTGTGAGTGTTGATTGTTGCATGGGGGCAGCACCCTTATTATGCcatcagttaaaatgaaaacgGAGCGACAAAAGTCTTACTTTGCATATACTGATGTTGTTTCAAATTAATGATCACTGACCAGTTGTATGTAAATATGAGTTTTACAGTCACCGGGTTACAGTTGAAGTGAATATAAACACAGATTTCCTGTCAACAAAAAGTTCAGTTTCTagtgtgcatgtaaatgcagTTTATGCGTGGATAAATCAGTATTACTAGTTTAAATACATTACCAACCCGTATAAGCCTATTGTCAAAGCTGTATAACACATCAGCTGCTTTTAAATTAGCGTAGTTTCTTAGTGCAAGGTTGAAAAAATATTATCTAACATACACCAGGAGACTACAAAAAGAATGCTGACATTATATTGAGTATTTCTGGATATTTCACCTGTAGCATTTGGACGCTTAATGAGATTTTtcagggtttttctttttctttttcctgttttttttctcttgcctgAGATCTAAATAGTATCTTTCATTACACAAAATTTGTAAGaaaattatgtgtatgtttatggaGTTCTTAATAAAATTCTAATGAATTAAGAATAGTTGTTGTGTGTAGGTAAGTCCAGCATGCCACCAAGGCTGACAATGAATTTCATTAGAATTTAGTGCTGAGCAAATTATTATGACACTTTAAAGCAGGAATGCAAAACAGGGAAATCAAACTTTTCTGTTAGTGATTAGAAGAAATTTGAATTGACAACACTTTCTGTTCCCACCAAGGCTGACAATGAGAGTTTTAGAATTTaaattatttgcatattttagtctgttcatttaaagcAGTAGTATTCTGCATTTTAAGCTAACACAACCTCAGTGGATGTTGAGTGGGTGTATGTTGTATTCCAACTCAGGAAAAATTAGCATAATAACGTAAACATAAAGTAAATAACAAACACATTGCAATACCTCCTTTTTGGCTGCTTCACACCCCCTGGTCAGTTTGAAAGATAACCTAGTGAATGATATTTTATGACCTTGTCAAAGCACTTAAATTGTGATCAGTTTATTCTTCTGTAACTTTGAAGTGAAACAGCAATGTCAACGACATAGTTCATGTTCAACATAGCAAAGTTAAGAAGTGTTTACAGGAATAATTTCCTGTAAACAAAGTTAAGAAGTGTTTACAGGAATAATTTCCTGTAAACACTTCACTTTGCTATGTGACGGAGCCTGTGACGCAACCTGTTCAGATTTTCTTGCCCTGGTTTTGGTGCTCTCTTCACTTTGCTACATGTCTAACAGAACATTTCATACGTTAAACTCCGCCAACACAATAGAGTTCTGTTCCTTCACTACCTGACTCATCAAGGGTGTAATCAGTGACACCCAGATCCCCCTCCAAAAACTCTACATTCTGTTAAAACTGTGTAACctcagctacagcagcagatgCTGCACACCTACAGCAGCTGGTGGTGTGTGGGAGTTGTACAGCTCTGGCTTGTTCACCCATGAGTTGCTGCCAAATTAGGCTGTTTCACACCCACATGGGCAGCTTTTGATAACAGTTTTTGAGTTGAGAAATAAACAGTATTTTGGTGATTTGGAAACGCTTAGTTCAGATAAGCAGTTTTCACTGGGACTGTACTTTCTAATGAAAAATCAGGATTTAAAAACACCTCCTACAATATCTAGAATTATCAAACCTCTTAAAGTGATCAttaatgatgcattttttaTATGAAGTTGGAAAGATCTGACTGATGCAAAGTTCTGAagaagtttttttaaaatcattttgttaaCATTACTAATATAAATTAAAGTCCTCAGTGACATGGTGAGATCTCTGGTGGTTTCTAGCTCAGTAACTC
The DNA window shown above is from Lates calcarifer isolate ASB-BC8 linkage group LG4, TLL_Latcal_v3, whole genome shotgun sequence and carries:
- the nr2f6a gene encoding nuclear receptor subfamily 2 group F member 6a isoform X2 codes for the protein MAMVSGGWGDPNGGTNGLGDKGYLRGEEEDGSPQAGGSDMEAGDDDKACVVDCVVCGDKSSGKHYGVFTCEGCKSFFKRSVRRNLSYTCRSNRECQIDQHHRNQCQYCRLKKCFRVGMRKEVQRGRIPPQPSLSPSITPIGGASGLGGGEFYNNNNNGGSGGGQPVSELISQLLRAEPYPSSRYGHQYNQQAGPDNAMGIDNICELAARLLFSTVEWARNIPYFPELPVSDQVALLRLSWSELFILNAAQSALPLHMAPLLAAAGFHSSPMSAERVVSFMDQVRVFQDQVDKLTRLQVDSAEYSCLKAIALFSPDACGLTDPVHVESLQEKAQVALTEYERMQYPSQPQRFGRLLLRLPALRAVPANLISQLFFMRLVGKTPIETLIRDMQLSGSSISWPYVPGQ
- the nr2f6a gene encoding nuclear receptor subfamily 2 group F member 6a isoform X1, which codes for MAMVSGGWGDPNGGTNGLGDKGYLRGEEEDGSPQAGGSDMEAGDDDKACVVDCVVCGDKSSGKHYGVFTCEGCKSFFKRSVRRNLSYTCRSNRECQIDQHHRNQCQYCRLKKCFRVGMRKEAVQRGRIPPQPSLSPSITPIGGASGLGGGEFYNNNNNGGSGGGQPVSELISQLLRAEPYPSSRYGHQYNQQAGPDNAMGIDNICELAARLLFSTVEWARNIPYFPELPVSDQVALLRLSWSELFILNAAQSALPLHMAPLLAAAGFHSSPMSAERVVSFMDQVRVFQDQVDKLTRLQVDSAEYSCLKAIALFSPDACGLTDPVHVESLQEKAQVALTEYERMQYPSQPQRFGRLLLRLPALRAVPANLISQLFFMRLVGKTPIETLIRDMQLSGSSISWPYVPGQ